The nucleotide sequence AGAGTCAACTCCTAGAAAAAGATAACAAGATCTGTCTACATTATCAGCTCCCGAAACTCCCTGTAAGATTTTAGGTCATCCTCCAGGACTGAACTCAGGTAGGGAGCATGAGAATAAAGAGAGGGAATGTTAGAAAAAGAGGGCCTCTCCTACCAAATGCAGCCTCCCTGCCCTACCCCCTccaaaaataagcacataaattCCAGAAAGCAAATTCCTCCTTTTGTCTATGAAACGAATCCCATCTTGCaaaatctcttcattttattaaaataaacaaactttaGAATGGGAAGAAATACAACTTAATATTAAAATCTTCCATTCCTGAAGGATCGTTGTGAAAATCCCTTGTGAAGATCCTCTCTCGTTAAAAACTCTCATATACACAATTTAGAGGTTTCAGGGACTCCCTTGAACTGTCAAAGTTAAAAATTACTACTCTAACCTAGAGAGTCATGTTCTTCTCAATAACCTCATCTCTTCCTTCATGAATGGGAGCCACTCCAAACATCTGCAATATAAAGAGATGAAGGCTGCAACTGCACCTGACACTATACCTCTGTCAAACTGTCAGTTCTACCAAGCACTCCTCAAAGGATTTCTGCTTCATTTCCTTGACCATCCAAATTGGGTCTTGATGGAggccttcccctctcccctttttATTTAACTGAGCCTAGAAGCTTATAACCAAATCAACTTATACGTGAAGGATAAGCGTTTGCCTGGGAGCAAAAGCCTTCCGTGAACACACACCCGTACTACACCTTTCCAACCCAAGATGCCCAGGACGCTGCCAACTGCGATGGCTGTGGACTAGATCAGACAGCAAGAACAGAAACAAGGACActcttcatttcaacctttttGTCTGGGGCACTTCCTGAGTTTTTCATTGGCATTTAATACCAAGACACAAGACTCATTTTTCATTAAAGTTGCAAGACTTTCACTTTGCCCAGTTTCAAATGATGTAATTGATCTGTATTGTCTTCTTAACCCAACTGGTGAAGGACACTGCAGCTTTAAATATTTCAGTGCTAGCTAGCAAATAGACTCCATTGCAATATGGCTCTGAAGGTCACGTCCTATTGTCTCTTAcctcttgcaaaaaaaaaaaaaaaaaaaaaaatccttcttctAGGTAACATGGAAAGGGTTGCCCTTAGAATTTCCACTCTTCCACCTTCTTGCCTTACACAGTTGTGAGTGTTGATTGGAATCTCACACTCATAATTTTCCCAGCAGGGGCAATATGCTGATTGTTATTAATGATTCTAGCACCTTAGCGAGACATAAACACATGTGTTCACATTAGTTCAATTGAGCATATGCAACCGTCTGAAATAGCACCACTCAAGGGTTGTTAACCTCTTTAAGAGTAAAGCCAGGGTGGTTTGGGTGTGGACAGCTTGCAGGCGGCACCCTGAGCTCAGGATTGCATAACCTGAAATGTGTAGCTACTCAAAATGATAGGAATCTCAGCCTACTCATCCTGGGACTATGCCGGCACCCTGCCACACACTTGCAGCTTTACTTGTCAAAGGAAGTCAAAATAAGAGGTACAAACaccatgaaggaaaaaataaactaaaagaaaacgGCTTCTTCTACCCTGAAGGGACGAATACGATTCCTCCAGCAATCGCAACGTTCTCCCAACCTCATCTTCCGAGAATGGAACAGCCCTAAAGAACTGGAGGCTtcggaaggagaaagaggagctgGACATTGctgctctttttaaataaaagcggGTAGATGATTAAAAGTCAGAGAAGGGGCAAAAGGAGCGGGTCAGGGGGAAGGAGTGTGCAGGTGCATCACAGCATTACCTGAAATGGCAACAGATTGTTACCATTATCGGTCCGGAAAGCGTTATCCTCCATCCAGGACTTAGAAGTGAGCGGGGCCGCGCGAGGGAACTTGGGCGGCGCGATCACGTTGCTGGAGAAGGGTTTTTTGAGTGGCGAGATGGGGTTGAGCGGGGAAGGCACCCCGACACCCACACCCACGCCCACACCGACCGCCCGGCGAGGGTCCCGGCCCGCCTGCAGGCCGCCCCAGGGGTTGGACGGTGCGCTCCAGGCTGCATTCACGCTTTGGTGCGTGTTCCAGCTGGACGAGGCCGACGAGGCGGCGGCTGCGGCAGCAGCGGCTGCAACCGCCGAAGACGAGGACGGCTTGCTGGTCATGATGGGCTGGTGGCCGTACGCTGCGGCGGCGCTCCTCTGCGCGTAGGGCGCCTGGCTGGGGCTGGCGGGCGAGCGGCGCTGCTGCGGGGGCTGCGCCTGCGGGGGCTGCGCCGGCTGTGCCGGCTGCGGCGCGGGCGCAGGCGGCGGCGGCTGCTGGTGGTGCTGGGTCTGCGCCAGGCCGATCTGCGGGGAGAAAGTGCCTCCGAAGACTGGGTTGACATGGTGCGGGAAGTTCTGGAAGAGCATGGTCCCGTTGACTGGGGTGATCCCCTGGAAGAAGCTGTCCTCTACCGCGTTCGTGGTGCCCGTGGACCAGGTGCTGCCGAAGGACGGCGACAGCGACGCGCCCGGCGCCGCGGGCTCCTGAGGCGGCGGCGGCTGCTGAGGGGGCTGATGGAAACTCAAGCCTGGCAGGAGCGGTGATTCCATCTGCATCTTGTCCGAGCCGTTGGGGGCCGGCGGGGCAGCGGCTGGGCTGAGGGCCTGCACTGCGCTGTTTTCCTCCGGCTTGGGGGTCTCTGAGGAGTGGGGCGTGGACGGGGTTTCGGATACGCTGGACTCAGGttggggctgctgctgctgctgctgctgctgccgctgctgctgctggggctggggctgggtttTGCTTTTGTCCATCAGTAAATCATCCTGCATGGTTTGCGCAGCTGAAACGGGAAAAAAGAGAGACGCGTTATTGTCAATGTGATCATGAATGTCCCTCGCTGAAGCGGGCGGGTGTTTCACTTGCGAAAATCCATCGCCACCGCTACTAGCCAATTGCAATGCAAATCCATAATCTCCCATTTAGAAGAACAGGTCGGGCTGTTGGGTGGGGGGTAGGGAAGGTGTCGAGCAAGGTCTCTAAAGATACTGTGAGAGCGTCTTCACCCTTTCAGAAGTCTTGGTTCCTTTTCTGTACTAGTGAGAGATGTGCTTATAAGACAGAAAGACAGCAATTTCGCCACGTCTCTTTTTCCCTTCACCGGAACTCAGAGCGTTCGCCCTGCAATGAGAAACTGATTCTGGTTCCTGTTTTTTCCCAAGCACCACCCTCCCCCAGTTATTTGCATACGTCAATAAATACTGCTGCGTCCTTCAGCAAGGTTAAAAAGACACCGCACACACGaccctttcttctcccttccccagctcgaacactttttaaaaaaacaaacaaaacaaacaaaaacacagtttCAGCCCTCTTTATTAGCAAACTGCCTTCTTGCGTTGGTAATTGTTTCATTTAGCTGCAGCAAACCACGAGGGAGGAAATCCTTGGCATTTGTTAGAAGGACTCGGCTGCACAATCATTCTCTGGCCTCCCAGTAGCTGCAGCTACTCCATTTTGTTAGgagacagtttaaaaaaaaaaaaacgtttttaaagaagtaaaaaccTACTGAAACGTTTGGAAGTGCTTGCTTCTTGTTACTCTAAGGATTATGGTTTTTCTGCTTATTCCCCAATTTTCTTGTCTCCAATTCTGCCGCACAAGAGATTTCTTGGCATCTCAGTGCTTCAGGTCTCAACAGGAGCCTGAGAATTTCTCTGCAGAGTGGAGAAATGCTTCTGGTTGGATTtaaggtcagagagagagagtgcgcACGAGCGAGCGAGCGCCTGTGAgatagggtgggggtggggctttaaaaaaaaccctgagatTTAAGTAGACAGTCAAGATAATTCTGGGGTTGCCAGATTTTCAATTTTGAATCCTCCTGCTGCTGTTGGTCACAAGACTTTAGCAAATTTAGAATCCATTCTCTTATCACTAGTATTAGCAGCGAAACACTATGGTTTGAAGACCCTGAATTACCATATGCTAGCAAAAGTGTTAAAAATAGAGGAGTACAAAGTCCCAAATTTTCATACATTGTAATTATAGTGCATTGCCATCACTGCTTCATTTAGCCATATAAGGAGTGTATGGTATTTTCCATCTCACATAGAAGGGCTATATTCACCTCTACCATATAGCCTGTTTTCTTATTCAAGGATGAAAATTAATCACTCAAAACCCAGAGATGGCCATACATGTAGTTAGCTTGTCCTTAGAACATCTTAattgctttaaatatataaatattacactTCTGAGACcctaaaaacaaatattttgaatgttAGGGGCATATGACcaaacatataattatttttagatgaTGATTCAGTACAATTGCAACTAagttattaataaatttaatgcAGTTACTTAATTAACCCAGATACTTGGAGAGGAATCTTTCTCAGGACACTTGTGAAAAGGCATTCAGATACACACAGAAGCTCTGGCTCTAGACATCCTCATGATAATAACTATTGTTAAAATCAATGtatcagaaaatgaaattattaactATTATGCAAAATATATCAGACAAGAAATGGGATTAAAAGTAGTTcgattattttattaaaaactatcattaaaatggttcattaatatcttttatttcaaaGTTTCATACACAAAATAGTGGTGGGCTAAAGGAAATGCTTCGCAGCCACCTTGCTCTCCCTTCTATTCCTCATTCCCCTGCCTTTCCTCCCTTCAACCCCCCCAGGGAAAAAACCCAAC is from Macaca fascicularis isolate 582-1 chromosome 9, T2T-MFA8v1.1 and encodes:
- the CPEB3 gene encoding cytoplasmic polyadenylation element-binding protein 3 isoform X7, which gives rise to MQDDLLMDKSKTQPQPQQQQRQQQQQQQQPQPESSVSETPSTPHSSETPKPEENSAVQALSPAAAPPAPNGSDKMQMESPLLPGLSFHQPPQQPPPPQEPAAPGASLSPSFGSTWSTGTTNAVEDSFFQGITPVNGTMLFQNFPHHVNPVFGGTFSPQIGLAQTQHHQQPPPPAPAPQPAQPAQPPQAQPPQQRRSPASPSQAPYAQRSAAAAYGHQPIMTSKPSSSSAVAAAAAAAAASSASSSWNTHQSVNAAWSAPSNPWGGLQAGRDPRRAVGVGVGVGVGVPSPLNPISPLKKPFSSNVIAPPKFPRAAPLTSKSWMEDNAFRTDNGNNLLPFQDRSRPYDTFNLHSLENSLMDMIRTDHEPLKGKHYPPSGPPMSFADIMWRNHFAGRMGINFHHPGTDNIMALNTRSYGRRRGRSSLFPFEDAFLDDSHGDQALSSGLSSPTRCQNGERVERYSRKVFVGGLPPDIDEDEITASFRRFGPLVVDWPHKAESKSYFPPKGYAFLLFQEESSVQALIDACLEEDGKLYLCVSSPTIKDKPLNWQ
- the CPEB3 gene encoding cytoplasmic polyadenylation element-binding protein 3 isoform X8 — encoded protein: MQDDLLMDKSKTQPQPQQQQRQQQQQQQQPQPESSVSETPSTPHSSETPKPEENSAVQALSPAAAPPAPNGSDKMQMESPLLPGLSFHQPPQQPPPPQEPAAPGASLSPSFGSTWSTGTTNAVEDSFFQGITPVNGTMLFQNFPHHVNPVFGGTFSPQIGLAQTQHHQQPPPPAPAPQPAQPAQPPQAQPPQQRRSPASPSQAPYAQRSAAAAYGHQPIMTSKPSSSSAVAAAAAAAAASSASSSWNTHQSVNAAWSAPSNPWGGLQAGRDPRRAVGVGVGVGVGVPSPLNPISPLKKPFSSNVIAPPKFPRAAPLTSKSWMEDNAFRTDNGNNLLPFQDRSRPYDTFNLHSLENSLMDMIRTDHEPLKGKHYPPSGPPMSFADIMWRNHFAGRMGINFHHPGTDNIMALNSRSSLFPFEDAFLDDSHGDQALSSGLSSPTRCQNGERVERYSRKVFVGGLPPDIDEDEITASFRRFGPLVVDWPHKAESKSYFPPKGYAFLLFQEESSVQALIDACLEEDGKLYLCVSSPTIKDKPLNWQ
- the CPEB3 gene encoding cytoplasmic polyadenylation element-binding protein 3 isoform X6 codes for the protein MQDDLLMDKSKTQPQPQQQQRQQQQQQQQPQPESSVSETPSTPHSSETPKPEENSAVQALSPAAAPPAPNGSDKMQMESPLLPGLSFHQPPQQPPPPQEPAAPGASLSPSFGSTWSTGTTNAVEDSFFQGITPVNGTMLFQNFPHHVNPVFGGTFSPQIGLAQTQHHQQPPPPAPAPQPAQPAQPPQAQPPQQRRSPASPSQAPYAQRSAAAAYGHQPIMTSKPSSSSAVAAAAAAAAASSASSSWNTHQSVNAAWSAPSNPWGGLQAGRDPRRAVGVGVGVGVGVPSPLNPISPLKKPFSSNVIAPPKFPRAAPLTSKSWMEDNAFRTDNGNNLLPFQDRSRPYDTFNLHSLENSLMDMIRTDHEPLKGRSSLFPFEDAFLDDSHGDQALSSGLSSPTRCQNGERVERYSRKVFVGGLPPDIDEDEITASFRRFGPLVVDWPHKAESKSYFPPKGYAFLLFQEESSVQALIDACLEEDGKLYLCVSSPTIKDKPVQIRPWNLSDSDFVMDGSQPLDPRKTIFVGGVPRPLRAVELAMIMDRLYGGVCYAGIDTDPELKYPKGAGRVAFSNQQSYIAAISARFVQLQHNDIDKRVEVKPYVLDDQMCDECQGTRCGGKFAPFFCANVTCLQYYCEYCWASIHSRAGREFHKPLVKEGGDRPRHVPFRWS